One Campylobacter concisus DNA segment encodes these proteins:
- the infB gene encoding translation initiation factor IF-2 yields the protein MSNVRISEIANELGYPSKEIVEKAQELGLKVKTHSNAVSLEEAEAIYEYVQSGVIPDKFKKKKSEPKAKKEPKKEAEKEPTKKEEKPKAEPKKVAAKAESKPEKAKTEPKKEAQISEDKPKAEPKKEEPVKVEQKLAEAPKPKESLADVTQKRRGLVIVKKKKDFEAPAPVKEEKKAEAAVANISDFKSMFSASDENLARKKKKEKKVTVVSKKDSAEKMDLLGGSDFGDIVLEDEDVVVLPDFSFKTPAPAPMQRTKQPNAMKTTVNNTINSFGEGGIQRRARKKHKKPENKQNNEAVTSINIPKEIRVYEFAEKLNKQPSEVIGKLFMLGMMTTKNDFLDEDAIEILADEFNVEVNIIDDQKEFDYVAAYEEEIKDDENLQPRAPVITIMGHVDHGKTSLLDYIRKSRVAAGEAGGITQHVGAYMVNKNGKNITFIDTPGHEAFTAMRARGAGVTDIVIIVVAADDGVKPQTKEAVSHAKAAGVPIIIAINKMDKESANPDLVKTGLAELDIMPTEWGGKYEFVPISAKTGMGIDDLLEIVLLQADLLELKANPKANAKATVIESSLQKGRGPVATIIVENGTLHVGDTVVAGVAYGKIRSLLDDQGRPLKEIKPGECGVIVGLSEIAEAGETLIGVKTDKEAREYAQKKAEYIRQKELSKTTKVSIDELSAKIAEGELKTLPVIIKADVGGSLEALKASLEKLANDEIRVNVIHSGVGGITQSDVALAGASNDCIILGFNIRPTGEIKEKAKESGVEIKTYNVIYNLIDDVKAILGGLMSPIIREEQLGQAQVRQVIHVPKVGTIAGCIVTEGTINRGAKIRLIREGVVVYEGLVSSLKRFKDDVKEVAKGYECGVGIENFNDIRENDYIESFKEVKEKATL from the coding sequence ATGAGCAATGTTAGGATTTCAGAGATCGCAAATGAGCTTGGCTACCCAAGTAAAGAGATAGTCGAAAAAGCTCAAGAACTAGGCCTAAAGGTCAAAACTCACTCAAACGCTGTTAGCCTTGAAGAGGCTGAAGCAATATATGAGTACGTTCAAAGTGGTGTAATACCAGATAAATTTAAAAAGAAAAAGAGCGAGCCAAAAGCAAAAAAAGAGCCTAAAAAAGAGGCAGAAAAAGAGCCAACTAAAAAAGAAGAAAAGCCTAAAGCTGAGCCTAAAAAGGTGGCTGCTAAGGCTGAGTCAAAGCCTGAAAAGGCAAAGACTGAGCCTAAAAAAGAGGCGCAAATTTCAGAGGATAAACCTAAAGCTGAGCCTAAAAAAGAAGAGCCTGTAAAGGTTGAGCAAAAACTAGCTGAAGCGCCAAAACCAAAAGAGAGCTTGGCTGATGTGACTCAAAAAAGACGTGGCCTTGTGATAGTTAAAAAGAAAAAAGATTTCGAGGCGCCAGCTCCGGTAAAAGAGGAGAAAAAGGCTGAGGCAGCTGTGGCTAACATCAGCGATTTTAAGAGTATGTTCTCTGCTAGCGATGAAAATTTGGCTAGAAAAAAGAAAAAAGAGAAAAAAGTAACAGTTGTAAGCAAAAAAGATAGCGCTGAGAAGATGGACTTGCTCGGTGGAAGCGACTTTGGTGATATCGTGCTTGAAGATGAAGATGTGGTTGTATTGCCTGATTTTAGCTTCAAAACACCAGCGCCAGCTCCTATGCAAAGGACAAAACAGCCAAATGCGATGAAAACAACCGTCAATAATACGATAAATTCATTTGGCGAGGGTGGCATACAAAGAAGGGCTAGAAAAAAACATAAAAAGCCTGAAAACAAGCAAAATAACGAGGCTGTAACTTCTATAAATATCCCAAAAGAAATTCGCGTTTACGAATTTGCTGAAAAGCTAAACAAGCAGCCTAGCGAGGTCATAGGCAAGCTATTTATGCTCGGTATGATGACAACTAAAAACGACTTTTTGGATGAAGATGCGATAGAAATTTTGGCTGATGAGTTTAATGTCGAGGTAAATATTATCGATGATCAAAAAGAATTTGACTACGTTGCAGCCTATGAAGAGGAGATAAAAGATGATGAAAATCTCCAGCCAAGAGCACCAGTCATAACCATTATGGGTCACGTCGACCACGGCAAAACCTCGCTACTTGACTACATAAGAAAGTCTCGCGTAGCAGCTGGCGAAGCTGGTGGTATCACACAGCACGTGGGCGCTTATATGGTAAATAAAAACGGCAAAAACATCACATTTATCGACACTCCAGGCCACGAGGCATTTACGGCTATGCGTGCAAGGGGCGCTGGCGTAACTGATATAGTTATCATCGTTGTTGCAGCAGATGACGGCGTAAAACCACAGACAAAAGAGGCGGTCAGCCACGCAAAAGCCGCTGGTGTGCCAATAATCATCGCGATAAACAAAATGGATAAAGAGTCAGCAAATCCTGATCTAGTAAAAACCGGTCTTGCTGAGCTTGACATCATGCCAACAGAGTGGGGCGGCAAGTATGAATTTGTGCCTATCTCTGCAAAAACAGGCATGGGCATAGATGATCTACTTGAGATCGTGCTTTTGCAGGCTGATCTTTTGGAGCTAAAGGCAAATCCAAAGGCAAACGCAAAGGCTACTGTCATCGAGAGCTCACTTCAAAAAGGCCGTGGTCCAGTAGCTACCATCATTGTTGAAAACGGCACGCTTCATGTCGGAGACACTGTTGTAGCTGGCGTTGCATACGGTAAGATAAGAAGCTTGCTTGATGATCAGGGCAGGCCGCTAAAAGAGATAAAACCAGGCGAATGTGGCGTGATAGTTGGTCTTAGCGAGATAGCGGAGGCTGGCGAGACGCTAATAGGTGTCAAAACCGACAAAGAAGCTCGTGAGTACGCACAGAAAAAGGCTGAATATATCCGTCAAAAAGAGCTTAGTAAGACCACAAAGGTTAGTATCGATGAGCTTAGTGCTAAGATCGCTGAGGGCGAGCTAAAGACACTTCCAGTCATCATCAAAGCTGACGTTGGCGGCTCACTTGAAGCGCTAAAAGCGAGCCTAGAAAAACTAGCAAATGACGAGATCAGAGTAAATGTGATCCACTCAGGCGTTGGCGGTATCACGCAAAGCGATGTTGCGCTTGCAGGTGCAAGCAACGACTGTATCATCCTTGGCTTTAATATAAGACCAACTGGCGAGATAAAAGAGAAAGCAAAAGAGAGTGGCGTCGAGATAAAAACTTACAACGTTATTTATAACCTAATCGACGATGTGAAGGCGATTTTGGGCGGACTAATGTCACCTATCATCAGAGAAGAGCAGCTTGGTCAAGCTCAGGTTCGCCAAGTGATCCATGTGCCAAAAGTTGGCACTATCGCTGGATGTATCGTCACTGAGGGTACGATAAACAGAGGAGCAAAAATTCGTCTTATTAGAGAAGGTGTGGTCGTTTATGAGGGCTTAGTTAGTTCATTAAAACGCTTCAAAGATGACGTAAAAGAGGTTGCTAAAGGCTACGAGTGTGGCGTTGGCATCGAAAATTTCAACGACATCAGAGAAAATGACTACATCGAAAGCTTCAAAGAAGTCAAGGAGAAAGCTACTCTATGA
- a CDS encoding glycoprotease, with product MIKILENLSSKFNITKIIYANTPGSFMGLKVAYVILETFSLAKGCEFYAVSGFSLNGGQAIRANKNLSFVLKNGEISLEKVEPVRFVLPLNLDELKLNSDTLPDYIIQAV from the coding sequence CTGATAAAAATCCTAGAAAATTTATCCTCTAAATTTAATATCACAAAGATCATCTACGCAAACACACCAGGCAGCTTCATGGGGTTAAAGGTAGCTTACGTCATCTTAGAAACTTTTTCTTTGGCAAAGGGCTGTGAGTTTTACGCAGTTAGTGGCTTTAGTCTAAATGGCGGCCAAGCGATCAGGGCAAATAAAAATTTAAGTTTTGTTCTAAAAAATGGCGAAATTTCACTTGAAAAAGTTGAGCCAGTGAGATTTGTGTTGCCTTTAAATTTAGATGAATTAAAACTAAATTCAGATACACTTCCAGATTATATCATCCAAGCTGTTTAG
- the accD gene encoding acetyl-CoA carboxylase, carboxyltransferase subunit beta gives MNFSDIFSKIRKAQPRPEEAPTHWVKCDNCHSLMYYKEVEACFNVCPKCGYHMRLKADDRINLICDEGSFVEFDANLKPVDPLNFVDKKSYKKRITENKEKTGHTSSVICGEGKCNGQEIQLVVFDFGFMGGSLASVEGEKIVRAIKRAIEKRQALIIVSASGGARMQESTFSLMQMSKTSAALKLLDEARLPYISILTDPTMGGVSASFAWLGDLIIAEPGALIGFAGQRVIKQTIGADLPEGFQRAEFLLEHGLIDDIVPRSEHKKYISDMVKFLTNSKAMISKSEVTTGNKAGFELKLKTKG, from the coding sequence ATGAATTTCTCAGACATTTTTTCAAAGATAAGAAAAGCTCAACCTCGTCCAGAAGAAGCACCTACACACTGGGTAAAATGCGACAACTGCCACTCACTGATGTATTACAAAGAAGTTGAAGCTTGTTTTAATGTATGCCCAAAATGCGGCTACCACATGAGATTAAAAGCTGATGATCGCATAAATTTAATCTGCGATGAAGGTAGCTTTGTAGAATTTGACGCAAATTTAAAACCAGTAGATCCTTTAAATTTTGTCGATAAAAAATCATACAAAAAAAGAATTACAGAAAATAAAGAAAAAACAGGACACACAAGCTCAGTGATATGCGGCGAAGGCAAATGCAACGGACAAGAGATCCAGCTAGTTGTTTTTGACTTTGGCTTCATGGGCGGCTCACTAGCTTCAGTTGAGGGCGAAAAGATCGTAAGAGCGATAAAACGCGCGATCGAAAAACGCCAAGCCTTGATCATCGTAAGCGCATCTGGTGGCGCTAGAATGCAAGAGAGCACATTTTCTTTAATGCAGATGTCAAAGACTTCAGCAGCCCTAAAACTTCTTGATGAAGCAAGACTACCATATATTTCTATCCTTACAGATCCGACGATGGGCGGCGTTAGTGCATCATTTGCATGGCTTGGAGATCTAATAATCGCTGAACCTGGCGCGCTAATAGGTTTTGCAGGACAAAGGGTCATCAAACAAACCATAGGTGCTGATCTTCCAGAGGGCTTTCAAAGGGCTGAATTTTTGCTTGAGCATGGTCTTATAGATGATATCGTGCCAAGAAGCGAACACAAAAAATATATAAGCGATATGGTTAAATTTCTTACAAATAGCAAAGCTATGATCTCTAAAAGCGAAGTGACTACTGGAAACAAAGCTGGCTTTGAGCTAAAGCTAAAAACCAAAGGGTAA
- a CDS encoding prephenate dehydrogenase: MKIGIIGLGLMGGSLGLALKDEKLISCVSGYDKDENNSKKALELGLVHEILSIDEMKKKCDIIFLAVPVEAIVSIVQNLTDISEDTTIIDFGSTKQKIIEAVPEKIRKNFIPAHPMAGTEYSGPEAAFKSLYTGATVIVCDFAESAEKHVKRSVELFSCLGMKIIFMSAKEHDHHVGLISHLPHAIAFSLASGILKEEDKRHIVALGGPTFKGMIRVAKSSPFMWSDIFKQNKNNVVAAINMFEKELNLCKDLIKDERWDELFDWMSEARAVREIL, encoded by the coding sequence ATGAAAATAGGTATCATCGGACTTGGTCTTATGGGTGGCTCGCTTGGTCTTGCACTAAAAGATGAGAAGCTGATCTCTTGTGTCAGCGGGTATGACAAAGATGAAAACAACAGCAAAAAAGCACTAGAACTTGGACTGGTGCATGAAATTTTAAGCATTGATGAGATGAAAAAGAAGTGTGACATCATCTTTTTGGCTGTTCCAGTTGAGGCTATCGTAAGCATCGTGCAAAATTTAACTGACATTAGTGAAGATACGACGATCATCGACTTTGGCTCGACAAAGCAAAAGATAATAGAAGCCGTGCCAGAAAAAATTCGTAAAAATTTCATCCCAGCTCACCCGATGGCAGGTACTGAGTACTCTGGTCCTGAGGCTGCATTTAAGTCGCTTTACACAGGCGCAACTGTCATAGTTTGTGACTTTGCTGAGAGTGCAGAAAAACATGTAAAAAGGAGTGTTGAGCTATTTTCTTGCCTTGGCATGAAGATCATTTTCATGAGTGCAAAAGAGCATGATCATCACGTGGGTCTCATCTCACATTTGCCTCACGCTATTGCATTTTCGCTTGCTAGTGGGATCTTAAAAGAAGAGGATAAAAGGCATATCGTTGCTCTTGGCGGACCGACATTTAAGGGCATGATACGTGTCGCAAAGAGTTCGCCATTTATGTGGAGCGATATCTTTAAGCAAAATAAAAATAATGTCGTTGCCGCGATAAATATGTTTGAAAAAGAGCTAAATTTATGCAAAGATCTTATAAAAGATGAGCGCTGGGATGAGCTTTTTGACTGGATGAGCGAAGCTAGAGCCGTAAGAGAAATTTTGTAA
- the lpxC gene encoding UDP-3-O-acyl-N-acetylglucosamine deacetylase, translating to MKQTTIARRVETVGIGLHKGEPIRLILEPLDANSGIILHREDLGISFKAEPKNVINTQMATVVGNEKGFISTIEHLMAAVNGYGIDNIRISVDANEIPVMDGSAISFCMLLDEAGIRHLDAGKKVILVRREVEVVEGSKFVRTSPSRNPKFDYTIKFDHPVIGEQRYVFEFSKSSFVKNIARARTFGFLKDLQRLQAQNLALGASLDNAVAIDDTHILNPEGLRFENEFVRHKILDAVGDLSLLGAPLLGDYTAFAGSHDLNHKLTLALMADEKNYEIATLSGELLKEYQKVFA from the coding sequence TTGAAACAAACTACTATCGCAAGACGCGTTGAGACCGTTGGTATAGGGCTTCATAAGGGTGAGCCGATAAGACTTATACTAGAACCTCTTGATGCAAATTCAGGTATTATTTTGCACCGCGAAGATCTTGGTATTAGTTTTAAAGCTGAGCCTAAAAACGTTATAAATACGCAAATGGCAACCGTCGTTGGCAACGAAAAGGGTTTTATCAGCACGATAGAGCACTTAATGGCAGCTGTAAATGGATACGGCATTGATAATATTAGAATTTCAGTTGATGCAAACGAAATTCCTGTCATGGACGGCAGTGCGATAAGCTTTTGTATGCTGCTTGATGAAGCTGGTATAAGACATCTTGATGCTGGTAAAAAAGTGATCCTTGTCCGCCGCGAGGTCGAGGTGGTTGAGGGGTCAAAATTTGTGCGAACTTCGCCTTCAAGAAATCCAAAATTTGACTATACGATCAAATTTGACCACCCAGTTATCGGCGAACAAAGATATGTTTTTGAATTTAGCAAGAGTTCATTTGTAAAAAATATAGCTCGAGCTAGAACTTTTGGCTTTTTAAAAGATTTGCAACGCTTGCAAGCTCAAAATTTAGCCCTTGGCGCATCGCTTGATAACGCCGTAGCTATCGATGATACGCATATTTTAAACCCAGAGGGTTTGAGATTTGAAAATGAGTTTGTAAGACATAAAATTTTAGACGCAGTTGGCGATTTGAGCTTGCTTGGAGCACCTTTGTTAGGGGATTACACAGCATTTGCTGGTAGCCACGATCTAAATCACAAACTAACGCTTGCTTTAATGGCAGATGAGAAAAATTATGAGATCGCAACGCTTAGTGGCGAGCTTTTAAAAGAGTATCAAAAGGTATTTGCATAA
- the thrB gene encoding homoserine kinase, with translation MNILIPATSANLGPGFDALGLSLKLFNSVKIEPSKFSSVSINGEGSDSVNLKRNNIFLSIFNEIFLELTGKNENFRVVFENNIPFSRGLGSSSAVIVGAIASAYEMAGFKASKSVVLNKAIIYETHPDNISPAVHGGFISAIVKNGNVYANKINLSDDIKAVIVIPNKPMSTASSRQILPKNYTMKECVNNLSHAAFLTSCFYEKRYDLLRVASEDMMHEERRMSVLKELFEVRKVAYENGALMSILSGSGSSFLNIAYKDDAKNLQDVLKSKFGDFRVEIFSFDNDGYEITQS, from the coding sequence TTGAATATCTTAATCCCTGCAACAAGTGCAAATTTAGGACCAGGTTTTGACGCTTTGGGGCTTAGCTTAAAGCTTTTTAATAGCGTAAAGATCGAACCATCTAAATTTAGCTCGGTCTCGATAAATGGCGAGGGAAGCGATAGCGTAAATTTAAAGAGAAACAACATTTTTCTAAGCATTTTTAATGAAATTTTTTTAGAGCTAACTGGAAAAAATGAAAATTTTAGAGTAGTTTTTGAAAACAATATCCCATTTTCAAGAGGGCTTGGTAGTAGCTCTGCAGTGATCGTTGGAGCTATAGCTTCAGCTTACGAGATGGCTGGGTTTAAGGCTAGTAAAAGTGTTGTTTTAAATAAAGCTATCATCTATGAAACTCATCCAGATAATATCTCGCCAGCAGTTCATGGTGGATTTATCAGTGCTATCGTAAAAAACGGCAATGTTTATGCAAATAAAATAAATTTAAGCGATGATATAAAAGCGGTTATTGTTATCCCAAATAAGCCGATGAGTACGGCATCATCAAGACAAATTTTGCCAAAAAACTACACCATGAAAGAGTGCGTAAATAACCTCTCTCACGCTGCATTTTTGACATCTTGTTTTTATGAAAAAAGATATGATCTTTTAAGGGTAGCAAGTGAGGATATGATGCACGAAGAGCGCAGAATGAGCGTTTTAAAAGAGCTTTTTGAGGTGCGAAAGGTAGCTTATGAAAATGGAGCGCTAATGAGCATACTTTCAGGCTCAGGCTCAAGTTTTTTAAACATCGCTTATAAAGATGACGCTAAAAATTTACAAGACGTTTTAAAGAGTAAATTTGGTGATTTTAGAGTGGAAATTTTTTCATTTGATAACGATGGATACGAAATCACGCAAAGCTAG
- a CDS encoding M23 family metallopeptidase, protein MYRRGIGGFGIVVVLLVLILAGGFGYALMSKDFERNEPIIGVADKVYWNLRSPMNIKFKDDSGIKFVRISINDGKNDLNLLNQIIQNPSTELDVNLTFPKTGFFAQKDTYEMSIEAVDTSKWGFFTGNKASKKVEVVLDTSKPDLYVLSQSYSISKGGSAVVVFRATDNQLKEVYVQTNFGKKFKAVPFYKEGFYAALVAWPVQVENFSAEVIARDFAGNESKSHVRYFYENVKYKTSTIALNDRFLDGKIVDLTDQYAKDPNALSRLDKMKFVNETLRNSNEEKIAALTSNVDTDITNGFNIIPFYPLRNGKKVADFADHRFYTYNNEQVSESWHMGIDFASVASAPIIASNAGRVVLASENGIYGLNIVIDHGFGLYSLYGHCSSAKVKEGDMVAAGDQIGATGTSGLALGDHLHFGILVQGEEVRPQQWMDKKWIKDNVTSVLDAAKAMIDKN, encoded by the coding sequence ATGTATAGACGTGGAATAGGTGGTTTTGGCATTGTTGTGGTTTTACTTGTTTTGATATTGGCTGGTGGCTTTGGTTATGCTTTAATGTCGAAAGACTTTGAGCGAAACGAGCCAATTATCGGAGTTGCTGATAAGGTTTATTGGAACCTTCGCTCGCCTATGAATATCAAATTTAAAGATGACAGCGGCATAAAATTTGTGCGCATTAGCATAAATGACGGCAAAAATGACCTAAATTTACTAAATCAAATTATACAAAACCCAAGCACTGAGCTTGATGTAAATTTAACCTTCCCAAAGACTGGATTTTTTGCTCAAAAAGATACTTATGAGATGAGTATAGAAGCGGTCGATACTAGCAAATGGGGTTTTTTTACTGGAAATAAAGCAAGCAAAAAAGTTGAAGTCGTACTTGATACATCAAAGCCTGATCTTTACGTGCTTTCACAGTCTTACTCTATCTCAAAAGGCGGTAGTGCAGTTGTCGTCTTTAGAGCGACTGATAATCAGCTAAAAGAGGTTTATGTCCAGACAAATTTTGGTAAGAAATTTAAGGCCGTGCCATTTTACAAAGAGGGCTTTTATGCAGCACTTGTTGCTTGGCCAGTGCAAGTTGAAAACTTTAGCGCAGAGGTCATTGCCAGGGACTTTGCGGGCAATGAGAGCAAATCTCACGTGAGATATTTTTATGAAAATGTAAAATACAAAACTTCAACCATTGCTTTAAATGATAGATTTTTAGACGGAAAGATCGTTGATCTAACAGATCAATACGCCAAAGATCCAAACGCTCTTTCTAGGCTTGATAAGATGAAATTTGTCAATGAAACACTAAGAAACTCAAATGAAGAGAAGATAGCAGCACTCACTTCAAACGTCGATACTGACATCACAAATGGCTTTAATATAATTCCATTTTATCCACTTAGAAATGGCAAGAAAGTGGCTGATTTTGCTGACCACCGCTTCTATACATATAATAATGAACAAGTAAGTGAGTCATGGCACATGGGTATAGATTTTGCAAGCGTGGCATCAGCTCCGATAATAGCTAGCAATGCGGGCCGCGTCGTGTTAGCATCTGAGAATGGAATTTATGGTTTAAACATTGTGATCGATCATGGATTTGGACTTTACTCACTTTACGGACACTGCTCAAGTGCGAAGGTAAAAGAGGGCGACATGGTTGCTGCTGGCGATCAAATAGGCGCAACTGGAACGAGTGGCCTTGCTCTTGGAGATCACCTTCACTTTGGAATTTTAGTCCAAGGCGAAGAGGTAAGGCCTCAACAATGGATGGATAAAAAGTGGATAAAAGACAATGTGACAAGTGTCTTAGATGCCGCAAAGGCGATGATAGATAAGAATTAA
- the bamA gene encoding outer membrane protein assembly factor BamA: MKKKLFLLALALSGLNAQTIQSINFKGLIHLSPDVATQIMGLKVGQELTPKLSDKAITNLYKQNYFDDIYIEDTGSGNLLVKVKEKPSVARVDLKGIVTNDKTAIESLINIKPGNMYDELTIEKTKERIRQYYESKGYFDTVVDVEKQPVADNDSSLFITLNINRGENMIIKKVNLVGAKEFDYDDIEPVVANKSREFMGWLWGRNDGKVKLFELENDPARIQDKYFQKGYLDATVSSPYLNASFDNYTADLTYYIHEGEPYKVSNVSITAPEELGLDTKKIIDDFRLEAGDTMNSARLRQDMKKLDDMVADKGYAFVKVYPKTDKFDENKTVDIDYEVDPGEKVYIRNVQISGNDRTVDRVVRRELYLTEGNLYSRTDLQDSKDALKRTSYFDDVEIEEDPVDKNTVDLKVKVKEASTGSISGGIGYGSSDGLLLNAALSDTNIFGSGLQGQVSVDKSDRELSGQISLTNPRIFDSEYSLGGTLYANDYDWRTYKERSYGFSTTLGRKLTRNLSASLTYNIEQSKVTLKDDKLRDINTRTKKEIYREGKAIKSAITPALTYNSTDDYYLPRRGIIASTSFEIAGLGGDIDFVKNRTNFNYYLGLREYIDYDLILRYKASFGKIWERGYTPINERLYLGGIRSLRGYESRTVSPKVEYKGDYYEYGGETSFNNSVEMSFPIIERVKMRGVVFYDYGMIGENSLNEIKRSSVGTGIEWITPIGPLQLIFAKALKPKEGDDTNTFEFTIGRRF, from the coding sequence ATGAAAAAGAAATTATTTTTACTAGCACTAGCTTTAAGCGGTCTAAATGCGCAAACGATTCAGTCAATAAATTTCAAAGGTCTAATCCACCTTTCACCTGATGTAGCCACTCAGATAATGGGGCTAAAAGTCGGTCAAGAGCTAACTCCAAAGCTTAGCGATAAGGCCATCACAAATTTATACAAGCAAAATTATTTTGATGATATCTACATAGAGGATACAGGTAGTGGCAATCTTTTAGTAAAAGTAAAAGAGAAGCCAAGTGTGGCTAGAGTCGATCTAAAGGGTATTGTGACAAATGACAAAACTGCGATCGAATCGCTAATCAACATCAAACCTGGCAATATGTATGATGAGCTAACTATAGAAAAAACAAAAGAGAGAATTCGCCAGTACTACGAGTCAAAAGGCTATTTTGACACAGTTGTCGATGTAGAAAAACAGCCAGTTGCAGACAACGACAGCTCACTTTTCATCACTCTAAACATAAACCGTGGCGAAAATATGATAATCAAAAAGGTAAATTTAGTCGGGGCAAAAGAATTTGACTATGACGATATCGAGCCAGTAGTTGCAAACAAAAGTAGAGAATTTATGGGCTGGCTTTGGGGCAGAAACGACGGCAAAGTTAAACTTTTTGAGCTTGAAAACGACCCAGCAAGGATTCAAGATAAATATTTTCAAAAAGGCTACCTAGACGCGACTGTTTCGTCACCTTACCTAAATGCGTCATTTGATAACTACACAGCTGATCTTACATACTACATCCACGAGGGTGAGCCTTATAAGGTTTCAAATGTAAGCATCACAGCACCTGAAGAGCTAGGACTTGATACTAAAAAGATCATAGATGATTTTAGACTTGAAGCTGGCGATACGATGAACTCAGCAAGACTTCGCCAAGATATGAAAAAGCTTGACGATATGGTCGCTGACAAGGGCTATGCATTTGTCAAAGTCTATCCAAAGACTGATAAATTTGATGAAAATAAAACAGTTGATATCGACTACGAAGTAGATCCTGGCGAAAAAGTATATATAAGAAATGTTCAAATTTCAGGAAACGACAGAACAGTTGATCGTGTCGTAAGACGTGAGCTATATCTAACTGAGGGAAATTTATATAGTAGAACCGACCTTCAAGACTCAAAAGATGCATTAAAAAGAACAAGCTACTTTGACGATGTCGAGATAGAAGAAGATCCAGTTGATAAGAACACAGTCGATCTAAAAGTAAAAGTAAAAGAGGCATCAACTGGCTCAATAAGCGGCGGTATCGGATACGGAAGTAGCGATGGCTTGCTACTAAACGCTGCTCTTTCTGACACAAACATCTTTGGCTCTGGCCTTCAAGGACAAGTAAGCGTTGATAAGAGCGATAGAGAGCTTTCTGGTCAGATAAGTCTTACAAATCCAAGAATTTTTGACTCAGAGTATAGCCTTGGCGGAACACTCTATGCAAACGACTATGACTGGAGAACATATAAGGAGAGAAGTTACGGCTTTAGCACAACACTTGGTAGAAAATTAACTAGAAATTTAAGTGCATCACTTACTTATAATATCGAACAAAGTAAAGTTACTCTAAAAGATGATAAGCTAAGAGATATCAACACAAGAACCAAAAAAGAAATTTATAGAGAAGGCAAAGCTATAAAAAGCGCTATAACTCCAGCTTTAACATATAATAGTACTGATGATTACTACTTGCCAAGACGCGGTATCATAGCTAGCACATCATTTGAGATAGCAGGACTTGGTGGCGATATAGACTTTGTTAAAAACCGCACAAATTTCAACTACTATCTAGGTCTTAGAGAGTACATAGACTACGATCTTATCTTAAGATATAAAGCAAGTTTTGGCAAAATTTGGGAGAGAGGCTATACTCCGATTAACGAAAGACTTTACCTTGGTGGCATAAGAAGCTTACGTGGCTACGAGAGCAGAACCGTATCTCCAAAAGTAGAATACAAAGGCGACTACTATGAATACGGCGGAGAAACATCATTTAACAACTCAGTTGAGATGAGCTTCCCTATAATAGAACGTGTCAAAATGCGTGGCGTTGTATTTTATGACTATGGTATGATCGGCGAAAATAGCCTAAATGAGATAAAAAGATCATCAGTTGGCACAGGTATCGAGTGGATAACACCGATCGGACCACTTCAACTAATCTTCGCAAAAGCTCTTAAACCTAAAGAGGGCGATGATACAAATACATTTGAATTTACTATCGGAAGACGCTTCTAA
- a CDS encoding 23S rRNA (pseudouridine(1915)-N(3))-methyltransferase RlmH, with the protein MEISVFSIQKSSRDNFENEIQEYIKMSAKFAKINDKIIFNEKIAKAQSSGRSDALRAYDEIYEPNLKGFCVMLDENGSQLDSQEFAQILNSNSQINFFIGGAYGLSQNLKNKAQKVVSLSKMTMAHKVAKLVLFEQIFRGLCINANHPYHK; encoded by the coding sequence TTGGAAATTTCGGTTTTTAGCATTCAAAAATCATCGCGTGACAACTTTGAAAACGAGATACAAGAATATATAAAAATGAGTGCAAAATTTGCCAAGATAAACGACAAAATAATATTTAATGAAAAGATAGCAAAGGCTCAAAGCAGTGGCAGAAGCGATGCGCTAAGAGCTTATGATGAAATTTACGAGCCAAATTTAAAAGGCTTTTGTGTGATGCTTGATGAAAATGGCTCACAGCTTGACAGCCAAGAATTTGCTCAAATTTTAAACTCAAATTCACAGATCAATTTTTTCATAGGTGGAGCTTATGGGCTTAGCCAAAATTTAAAAAACAAGGCACAAAAAGTCGTAAGCTTAAGCAAGATGACTATGGCGCACAAAGTCGCCAAGCTCGTACTTTTTGAGCAAATTTTTAGAGGGCTTTGTATCAATGCAAACCACCCATATCACAAATAA